In Sphingomonas sp. Leaf357, a single genomic region encodes these proteins:
- a CDS encoding DUF1810 domain-containing protein translates to MSGLDRFVEAQRGVYDQALAELRAGHKTSHWMWFVFPQIAGLGQSPTARHFAIRDLDEARDYLAHPLLAARLERSVQAVTGWAGRRSAEAMLGGIDAMKLRSSCTLFEAAGVGAAGGGPVFAACLDALFDGARDAATLRLIGR, encoded by the coding sequence ATGAGCGGGCTCGATCGCTTCGTCGAGGCGCAGCGTGGCGTCTACGACCAGGCGCTGGCCGAATTGCGCGCCGGGCACAAGACGAGCCACTGGATGTGGTTCGTGTTTCCGCAGATCGCTGGCCTCGGCCAGTCGCCGACCGCGCGGCACTTCGCGATCCGCGACCTGGACGAGGCGCGCGACTATCTGGCTCATCCGTTGCTTGCCGCGCGGCTGGAGCGCAGCGTGCAGGCGGTGACCGGCTGGGCGGGGCGGCGATCGGCCGAGGCGATGCTCGGCGGGATCGATGCGATGAAATTGCGATCGAGCTGTACGCTGTTCGAGGCCGCAGGGGTCGGGGCGGCGGGCGGGGGACCGGTGTTCGCCGCCTGCCTCGACGCCCTGTTCGACGGCGCCCGCGATGCGGCCACGTTGCGGCTGATCGGGCGTTAG
- a CDS encoding type II toxin-antitoxin system ParD family antitoxin: MAQMNISIPDQLKSWAEARVAEGRYSSTSDYVRDLVRRDQEHAEKHRALVAAIDEGLASGVSERTIEDIIADRRKRDGRRARPADAV, encoded by the coding sequence ATGGCACAGATGAATATCTCGATCCCCGACCAGCTTAAAAGCTGGGCGGAAGCGCGCGTGGCCGAGGGGCGGTACAGCAGCACCAGCGATTATGTGCGCGATCTGGTGCGACGCGATCAGGAACATGCCGAGAAGCACCGCGCGCTGGTGGCGGCGATCGACGAGGGGCTGGCGTCTGGCGTGAGCGAGCGGACGATCGAAGATATCATTGCCGATCGCCGGAAGCGGGATGGCCGTCGCGCCCGACCGGCGGACGCGGTGTGA
- a CDS encoding alkylphosphonate utilization protein encodes MSDDDSFVYDEASGEWISAADAGIPTDDGVIVRDAVGNVLADGDQVTLIKDLTVKGAGQTLKRGTLIKSIRLTGDAQEIDCRYEGIKGLVLRAEFVKKR; translated from the coding sequence GTGAGCGACGACGACAGCTTCGTCTATGACGAGGCGAGCGGCGAGTGGATCAGCGCCGCCGATGCCGGCATCCCCACGGACGACGGCGTGATCGTCCGCGATGCGGTCGGCAACGTGCTGGCCGATGGCGACCAGGTGACGTTGATCAAGGACCTGACCGTCAAGGGAGCGGGGCAGACGCTGAAGCGCGGCACGCTGATCAAGTCGATCCGGCTTACCGGCGACGCGCAGGAAATCGATTGCCGGTACGAGGGCATCAAGGGCCTCGTGCTGCGCGCCGAATTCGTCAAGAAACGCTGA
- a CDS encoding VOC family protein, translating into MPHLAHIALVVRDYDEALAFYVGKLGFTLVEDTYQLEQDKRWVTIRPPGAPEHGTTILLARASTATQENYIGDQAGGRVFLFLATDDFARDHAAFTAAGVEWVRPPADYDYGRVAVFKDLYGNLWDLVQFTEPGTVTSASI; encoded by the coding sequence TTGCCCCACCTAGCCCATATCGCCCTCGTCGTCCGCGATTATGATGAGGCGCTCGCTTTTTATGTCGGCAAGCTCGGCTTCACGCTGGTCGAGGACACGTACCAGCTCGAACAGGACAAGCGCTGGGTCACGATTCGCCCGCCCGGCGCGCCCGAACACGGGACCACCATCCTGCTCGCCCGCGCCTCGACCGCCACTCAAGAGAATTATATCGGCGATCAAGCCGGCGGCCGCGTGTTCCTGTTCCTCGCCACCGACGATTTCGCGCGCGATCACGCAGCCTTCACCGCCGCCGGGGTCGAATGGGTTCGCCCGCCCGCCGATTACGACTACGGCCGCGTCGCGGTGTTCAAGGATCTCTACGGCAATCTATGGGATCTGGTGCAGTTCACCGAACCGGGAACCGTTACTTCCGCATCCATTTAG
- a CDS encoding AsmA family protein: MADEPEIATTPPAAPAPPAPRWYRRRYRGATPLGWLRRILLGLLALIAAVWVILFVTKGRFLKSTFERVVGRLTDRTVTVRGDFQLYFAPLDIKFLAEGITISNPAWATRPNLFDAKRIDTRIAPLSLIFGKRRMRWLDLSDAAIDLEWNAAHDRNTWTFGEKKGGKRLEFPIIGRATVAGTTLRYLDSRLRLETDLKFETITSRDARIGDAVHFTGTGTVRATPFRLSGALMSPDATVARGKNQLLLRAFAAHNRIDVTGTLPSIAEIEDVPLKVEARGRNVAELLGIIGVVTPATRAYRLNAQLVKSGIDYTFTGLTGRFGDSDIAGRFTVSQTEPKVHIDAALTTRRLDIIDVAPFIGYNPDIVATKGAVAAAAATGAAPARVMPDAPLNIEAMKAFDADLNWRVGIVRSKNVPISNIALTLKLKDQVLTLSPLTMTMSRGDVAADVTIDTRRRPAHTTYDIRLASTPMGRLLAGFGVAEAGTTGTIKGRVQLAGDGDTVHDSLSSANGRIAFTMPQGTFWTRNVQLAELDIGTFVQKLIQDKLKKPVTINCGAIAFTVRNGIAAADPILIDTEKNVIAGRGGFSFRTEALDLAFRADGKKFSLFSGQSPVGLGGYFAAPAINPISPQLLTRAGVGLGLGLVATPIGAVLAFVDVGDAKAAACGPVLAGATAAQQRTVKGKPRDDVGTGTAKVEDKGERKKILGIF; this comes from the coding sequence ATGGCCGATGAACCCGAGATCGCAACGACCCCGCCAGCCGCCCCCGCGCCGCCCGCGCCGCGCTGGTACAGGCGGCGCTATCGCGGCGCGACTCCGCTCGGCTGGCTGCGACGTATCCTGCTGGGCCTGCTCGCGCTGATCGCGGCGGTGTGGGTGATCCTGTTCGTCACCAAGGGACGGTTCCTGAAATCGACCTTCGAACGCGTGGTGGGCAGGCTGACCGATCGCACCGTTACCGTGCGTGGTGATTTCCAGCTGTATTTCGCGCCGCTCGACATCAAGTTCCTGGCCGAGGGAATCACGATCTCCAACCCCGCCTGGGCGACGCGGCCGAACCTGTTCGACGCCAAGCGGATCGATACTCGGATCGCACCGCTGTCGCTGATCTTCGGCAAGCGACGGATGCGCTGGCTGGACCTGAGCGATGCCGCGATCGACCTGGAATGGAATGCCGCGCACGACCGCAACACCTGGACGTTCGGCGAGAAAAAGGGCGGCAAGCGGCTGGAGTTTCCGATCATCGGCCGGGCGACCGTGGCGGGCACGACGCTGCGTTATCTCGATTCGCGGTTGCGGCTGGAAACCGACCTGAAGTTCGAGACGATCACGTCGCGCGACGCACGAATCGGCGATGCGGTGCACTTCACCGGCACGGGCACGGTCCGGGCGACACCGTTCCGGCTTTCCGGCGCGTTGATGTCGCCGGACGCGACCGTGGCGCGGGGCAAGAACCAGTTGCTGCTGCGCGCCTTCGCCGCGCACAACCGGATCGACGTGACCGGCACGCTGCCCAGCATCGCCGAGATCGAGGACGTGCCGTTGAAGGTCGAGGCACGGGGACGCAATGTCGCCGAACTGCTCGGCATCATCGGCGTCGTGACCCCCGCGACCCGCGCCTACCGGCTGAACGCGCAACTGGTGAAAAGCGGGATCGACTACACCTTTACCGGGCTGACCGGGCGGTTCGGCGACAGCGACATCGCCGGGCGCTTCACGGTCAGCCAGACCGAGCCCAAGGTGCATATCGACGCGGCGCTGACCACGCGGCGGCTGGATATCATCGATGTCGCGCCGTTCATCGGCTACAATCCCGATATCGTCGCGACCAAGGGCGCGGTCGCCGCCGCCGCCGCGACCGGCGCGGCGCCGGCGCGGGTGATGCCCGACGCGCCGCTGAACATCGAGGCGATGAAGGCGTTCGACGCCGACCTGAACTGGCGCGTCGGGATCGTACGGTCGAAGAACGTGCCGATCTCGAACATCGCGCTGACACTGAAGCTGAAGGATCAGGTGCTGACCCTGTCGCCGCTGACGATGACGATGTCGCGTGGCGACGTCGCCGCCGACGTGACGATCGATACGCGCCGCCGCCCGGCGCACACGACCTACGACATCCGCCTCGCCTCGACGCCGATGGGCCGGTTGCTCGCCGGGTTCGGCGTGGCGGAGGCCGGCACGACGGGGACGATCAAGGGTCGCGTCCAGCTGGCCGGCGACGGCGACACGGTGCACGATTCGCTCAGCTCCGCGAACGGGCGGATCGCGTTCACGATGCCGCAGGGGACGTTCTGGACGCGCAACGTGCAGCTGGCCGAACTGGACATCGGCACGTTCGTGCAGAAGCTGATCCAGGACAAACTGAAGAAGCCGGTGACGATCAATTGCGGTGCGATCGCGTTTACGGTGCGCAACGGCATCGCGGCGGCGGACCCGATCCTGATTGATACCGAGAAGAACGTGATCGCCGGGCGCGGCGGGTTCAGCTTCCGCACCGAGGCGCTGGACCTCGCGTTCCGCGCCGACGGCAAGAAGTTCAGCCTGTTCTCCGGCCAGTCGCCGGTCGGGCTGGGCGGCTATTTCGCGGCGCCGGCGATCAACCCGATCAGCCCGCAACTGCTGACCCGTGCGGGGGTCGGCCTCGGCCTCGGGCTGGTGGCGACGCCGATCGGCGCGGTGCTGGCGTTCGTCGATGTGGGGGACGCGAAGGCGGCGGCGTGCGGCCCGGTGCTGGCCGGCGCGACGGCGGCGCAGCAGCGCACCGTGAAGGGCAAGCCGCGCGACGATGTGGGGACCGGTACGGCCAAGGTGGAAGACAAAGGCGAGCGGAAGAAGATCCTGGGAATTTTTTGA
- the hisN gene encoding histidinol-phosphatase — MRSSSPEIAFAGQLADAAGVAIRPYFRSAHGLEAKEDASPVTLADRAAEAAMRALIEKAYPHDAIIGEEYGVKEGTSGRAWVLDPIDGTRAFISGRPIFGTLIALMVEGWSMLGVIDQPILGERWVGVVGQPTLFNGKPAATRRCPDLAKALLGTTSPAAFDDSQLHAFEHLDSAVMSTVLGGDCYNYGCVASGWLDIVVEANLKIHDFAALAPVIEGAGGRVCDWAGDPLTADSVGEVIASGDPARVEEIIEALACRGH, encoded by the coding sequence ATGCGCAGTTCCAGCCCCGAAATCGCCTTTGCCGGCCAGCTCGCCGATGCCGCCGGCGTCGCGATCCGCCCCTATTTCCGCAGCGCTCATGGCCTGGAGGCGAAGGAAGACGCTTCGCCCGTCACGCTCGCCGACCGCGCGGCGGAGGCGGCGATGCGCGCGCTGATCGAGAAGGCGTACCCGCACGATGCGATCATCGGCGAGGAATATGGCGTGAAGGAGGGGACGTCCGGCCGTGCCTGGGTGCTCGATCCGATCGACGGCACGCGCGCCTTCATCTCCGGCCGCCCGATCTTCGGCACGCTGATCGCCTTGATGGTCGAGGGCTGGTCGATGCTCGGCGTGATCGATCAGCCGATCTTGGGCGAGCGCTGGGTCGGCGTCGTCGGCCAGCCGACCCTGTTCAACGGCAAGCCCGCCGCCACGCGGCGCTGCCCCGATCTCGCCAAGGCCCTGCTCGGCACCACCTCGCCCGCCGCGTTCGACGACAGCCAGTTGCACGCGTTCGAACATCTCGACAGCGCGGTGATGAGCACGGTGCTCGGCGGCGACTGCTACAATTACGGCTGCGTCGCCAGCGGCTGGCTCGATATCGTGGTCGAGGCGAATTTGAAGATCCACGATTTCGCGGCACTCGCCCCGGTGATCGAGGGCGCGGGCGGCCGCGTCTGCGACTGGGCCGGCGATCCGCTCACCGCCGACAGCGTGGGCGAGGTCATCGCCTCGGGCGATCCGGCGCGCGTCGAGGAGATCATCGAGGCACTCGCCTGTCGCGGCCATTGA
- a CDS encoding pyridoxamine 5'-phosphate oxidase family protein gives MSKTEPKTLADIAEAMKQIDFAMLSTRTEDGMIGARPMSNNRQVDYDGDSWYFTTDDTRMVDDIAADPNVSLAYQGKAGLLGLRPLFIAIEGRAVLIRDKALFEEHWTSGLDRWFQQGVDTPGLVLIKVHGVRAHYWDGEDEGEIVLKADAPA, from the coding sequence ATGTCCAAGACCGAACCCAAGACGCTGGCCGACATCGCCGAGGCGATGAAGCAGATCGACTTCGCGATGCTCTCCACCCGCACCGAGGACGGGATGATCGGCGCGCGGCCGATGAGCAACAACCGCCAGGTCGATTATGACGGCGACAGCTGGTATTTCACCACCGACGATACGCGGATGGTGGACGATATCGCCGCCGATCCGAACGTGTCGCTGGCCTATCAGGGCAAGGCCGGATTGCTCGGCCTGCGCCCGCTGTTCATCGCGATCGAGGGCCGCGCGGTGCTGATCCGCGACAAGGCGCTGTTCGAGGAACATTGGACGAGCGGGCTCGACCGCTGGTTCCAGCAGGGCGTCGACACGCCCGGCCTCGTGCTGATCAAGGTCCACGGCGTCCGCGCGCATTATTGGGACGGCGAGGACGAAGGCGAGATCGTGTTGAAGGCCGACGCGCCGGCCTGA
- a CDS encoding SIR2 family protein — protein MACECAICSLKLNFELDLHLLDEIEAGRCVVFAGAGISTETRGAHDYFFYEQIAQLADVKGDETFPELIDLFETRPNGRQKLIEQIKSRFDYIDGFSDLKQNATRFHRQLSVAPYLRTIITTNWDRYFEDILRATPFVYDANLALWEGAKRPLIKIHGSIDNLSTIVASTVDYRECETRLKTGRLGDILRHIFATKTVIFFGYSATDSDFLSVYGLVHASMGRFARTHYLVSPFVTNSEAVKLGDLGIKPVVTDGSYFIETVAEHMRSKFCYAYDDSYKIIFSSLVELIKIHEDFVSSYEVEDEPHLIFATAYQDGLIHCLQRIIDRRYAGDFAELHYVRGQISLYQDRIDKYRKQRNYWDSSYFVGYQTGLMFFDFINANFDPDQEVTPELLELPFFYHPKIDRMDKETYEAEVRAHPEIHKASLKQAARFAKKFANSTGIRAQHPPFG, from the coding sequence ATGGCCTGCGAATGCGCAATCTGTTCGCTGAAACTAAATTTTGAACTCGACTTACACCTGCTAGATGAGATTGAGGCTGGGCGATGTGTCGTTTTCGCTGGTGCCGGGATAAGTACAGAAACTCGTGGCGCTCATGATTATTTCTTTTATGAGCAAATTGCTCAACTAGCCGATGTTAAAGGTGATGAAACTTTTCCAGAGCTTATCGATCTATTTGAAACTCGACCTAATGGGCGTCAGAAGCTTATAGAGCAAATAAAATCACGCTTTGATTATATTGATGGCTTTAGTGATTTAAAACAAAATGCGACACGGTTTCACCGCCAGCTATCAGTTGCTCCATATTTAAGAACAATTATTACAACGAACTGGGACAGATATTTCGAAGATATTCTTCGTGCAACGCCATTTGTCTATGATGCGAATTTAGCTTTATGGGAAGGGGCGAAGAGGCCGCTTATAAAAATTCACGGATCTATTGATAATCTGTCCACTATCGTGGCGTCGACTGTAGATTATCGAGAGTGCGAAACCAGACTAAAGACCGGAAGACTTGGCGATATACTGCGACATATTTTTGCAACGAAAACCGTGATATTTTTCGGTTATTCAGCGACCGACAGTGATTTTCTGAGCGTCTACGGCCTAGTGCACGCTAGCATGGGAAGATTTGCTAGAACCCATTACCTCGTATCGCCGTTCGTTACAAATTCCGAGGCCGTCAAGCTAGGTGATTTGGGTATAAAGCCTGTTGTGACCGACGGTTCCTATTTCATCGAAACGGTGGCCGAACACATGCGGTCCAAGTTTTGCTATGCTTACGATGATTCTTACAAAATTATATTTTCTAGTCTTGTGGAACTGATCAAAATCCATGAGGACTTTGTCTCAAGTTATGAAGTAGAGGATGAGCCGCATCTGATTTTCGCTACGGCCTATCAGGATGGATTAATTCATTGTTTACAAAGAATAATTGATAGAAGATATGCTGGCGATTTTGCAGAACTTCATTATGTTCGCGGTCAAATCTCGCTTTATCAGGACCGAATAGATAAATATCGGAAGCAAAGAAATTATTGGGATTCATCGTATTTCGTCGGTTATCAGACCGGTCTAATGTTTTTCGATTTTATAAATGCTAATTTCGATCCTGACCAAGAGGTCACCCCTGAGCTTCTGGAGCTCCCATTTTTCTACCATCCGAAGATCGACCGAATGGACAAAGAGACTTATGAGGCGGAGGTGCGTGCCCACCCTGAAATTCATAAGGCGTCTCTGAAGCAAGCTGCACGTTTCGCTAAGAAGTTTGCGAACTCAACAGGCATTCGTGCTCAGCACCCTCCGTTTGGCTGA
- a CDS encoding ribosomal maturation YjgA family protein, protein MNSRRLVYGCATLALFAIEVLIARYVHDGLIRPYAGDSIVVVLLYAALRTMTPLDVRAAIGVAFAVACAVEVGQYVHLVDRLGLGHSALARTVLGTSFEVRDFIAYAIGALIVLAAERLWRVHTTTPRSP, encoded by the coding sequence ATGAACAGTCGGCGTCTGGTCTACGGTTGCGCGACGCTCGCCCTGTTCGCGATCGAGGTGCTGATCGCACGCTACGTTCATGATGGGCTGATCCGCCCCTATGCCGGGGACAGCATCGTCGTCGTCCTGCTCTACGCCGCGCTCCGCACCATGACGCCACTCGATGTCCGCGCCGCGATCGGCGTCGCCTTCGCCGTCGCCTGCGCGGTGGAGGTCGGCCAATATGTCCATCTCGTCGACCGTCTCGGCCTTGGCCATAGCGCGCTCGCCCGCACGGTGCTCGGCACGAGCTTCGAGGTGAGGGACTTCATCGCTTACGCGATCGGCGCGCTGATCGTGCTGGCGGCGGAACGATTGTGGCGTGTCCATACAACAACCCCCCGTTCGCCCTGA
- a CDS encoding GGDEF domain-containing protein, which translates to MKTGNALYKAETGKAKDDLFARIGEFLWEQRLSPDPQHYAFAYRVMTEAQGPFGQTVAKLTDGGVRLSRADIEKLGGAVAMDAASQQAARAKSDGLVAQTQMQVEGFTDMVQAMRIETEDFGRDLAASADAMRDTGLGTDEVVRLTGAMLDRVRSAESRLEAATHEASELRAKLEEARDNARRDPLTDLPNRRAFEEAFKTQSANGAALCVAVCDVDHFKSVNDRFGHAVGDRVLKAIAEALSTACSGHMVARYGGEEFAILFTGTDRATALATLEGARITVAAKRYRLRESDEPLGAVTFSAGLTQGAEGESLGTVFGRADKLLYAAKHAGRNQLQIG; encoded by the coding sequence ATGAAGACGGGGAACGCACTCTACAAGGCCGAGACGGGCAAGGCGAAGGACGACCTGTTCGCGCGCATCGGCGAGTTCCTGTGGGAGCAGCGCCTGAGCCCAGACCCGCAACATTACGCCTTCGCCTACCGGGTGATGACCGAGGCGCAGGGCCCGTTCGGGCAGACCGTGGCGAAACTGACCGATGGCGGCGTGCGGCTGTCGCGGGCGGATATCGAGAAACTGGGCGGCGCCGTCGCGATGGACGCGGCGAGCCAGCAGGCGGCGCGGGCCAAGAGCGACGGGCTGGTCGCGCAGACCCAGATGCAGGTCGAGGGCTTCACCGACATGGTGCAGGCGATGCGGATCGAAACCGAGGATTTCGGCCGCGATCTCGCCGCCAGCGCGGATGCGATGAGGGATACCGGCCTCGGCACCGACGAGGTCGTGCGGCTGACCGGCGCGATGCTCGACCGCGTGCGCAGCGCGGAAAGCCGGCTGGAGGCGGCGACGCACGAGGCGAGCGAGCTTCGCGCCAAGCTGGAAGAGGCGCGCGACAATGCCCGGCGCGATCCGCTGACCGACCTGCCCAACCGCCGCGCGTTCGAGGAAGCGTTCAAGACGCAGAGCGCGAACGGCGCGGCCTTGTGCGTCGCGGTGTGCGACGTCGACCACTTCAAGTCGGTGAACGACCGCTTCGGTCATGCGGTGGGCGACCGCGTGCTGAAGGCGATCGCCGAGGCGCTGTCGACCGCCTGTTCCGGCCATATGGTCGCACGTTATGGCGGCGAGGAATTCGCCATCCTGTTCACCGGCACCGACCGCGCTACCGCGCTCGCCACGCTGGAGGGCGCGCGCATCACGGTGGCGGCGAAACGCTATCGCCTGCGCGAATCGGACGAGCCGCTGGGTGCGGTGACCTTCTCCGCCGGGCTGACCCAGGGGGCGGAAGGCGAGTCGCTGGGCACCGTGTTCGGGCGGGCGGACAAGCTGCTCTATGCGGCCAAGCACGCCGGGCGGAACCAGCTTCAGATCGGCTGA
- the ung gene encoding uracil-DNA glycosylase, giving the protein MAALKNFLAAERAAGKRIFPPPADWFRALDLTPLDQVRVVILGQDPYHGEGQAHGLCFSVRPEVRTPPSLVNIYKEIEADLGVPRAAHGVLEHWAEQGVLLLNTVLTVEMGLAASHRDRGWERFTDKVIAAVNAKAEAVVFMLWGAHAQKKAALIDDVASGGRHLVLKAAHPSPLSAHNGFFGSRPFSQANAFLEAHGRGAIDWALPPATR; this is encoded by the coding sequence ATGGCCGCGCTGAAGAACTTCCTCGCCGCCGAGCGTGCGGCCGGCAAGCGCATCTTTCCGCCGCCGGCCGACTGGTTCCGGGCGCTCGACCTGACGCCGCTCGACCAGGTGCGCGTCGTGATCCTCGGGCAGGATCCCTATCATGGCGAGGGGCAGGCGCATGGCCTGTGCTTCTCGGTGCGGCCGGAGGTGCGGACGCCGCCGAGCCTCGTCAACATCTACAAGGAGATCGAGGCCGATCTGGGCGTGCCGCGCGCCGCTCACGGCGTTCTCGAACACTGGGCCGAGCAGGGCGTGCTGCTGCTCAACACCGTGCTGACGGTCGAGATGGGGCTGGCCGCGTCGCACCGCGACAGGGGGTGGGAGCGCTTCACCGACAAGGTGATCGCGGCGGTCAACGCCAAGGCCGAGGCGGTGGTGTTCATGCTGTGGGGCGCGCACGCCCAGAAGAAGGCGGCGCTGATCGACGACGTGGCAAGCGGCGGACGGCATCTGGTGCTGAAGGCGGCGCACCCCTCGCCACTGTCGGCGCATAACGGGTTCTTCGGCAGCCGGCCTTTCTCCCAAGCCAATGCCTTTCTCGAGGCGCATGGCCGCGGGGCGATCGACTGGGCCCTGCCGCCGGCGACGCGATGA